A section of the Bacillus sp. HSf4 genome encodes:
- the folK gene encoding 2-amino-4-hydroxy-6-hydroxymethyldihydropteridine diphosphokinase → MKHTAYIALGSNIGRREEYLKKAVALLHQHPSVTVTSISSIYETDPVGYTDQDPFLNMVAAVKTSLSPFALLDLTQRIENELGRTRDIRWGPRTADLDILLYNRENIETEQLIVPHPRMHERLFVLVPLLEIYPDFEESVNHAKNQEGVRVWKQKSGVDEFVRTES, encoded by the coding sequence ATGAAACATACGGCATATATAGCGTTGGGCTCGAATATCGGCCGGCGGGAAGAATATTTAAAAAAAGCCGTTGCTCTCCTGCATCAGCATCCGTCTGTCACGGTTACAAGCATCTCTTCAATTTATGAGACAGATCCGGTCGGATATACAGATCAGGATCCATTTTTAAATATGGTTGCGGCTGTCAAAACATCTCTTTCGCCTTTTGCACTGCTTGATTTGACGCAGCGCATTGAAAATGAACTCGGCCGGACGCGGGACATCAGGTGGGGTCCGAGAACGGCAGACCTTGACATTTTGCTGTATAATCGTGAAAATATTGAGACAGAGCAACTCATTGTTCCTCATCCGAGAATGCATGAACGTTTGTTTGTACTCGTCCCGCTATTGGAGATTTATCCGGACTTTGAGGAATCTGTCAATCATGCGAAAAATCAAGAAGGTGTAAGGGTATGGAAGCAGAAATCTGGGGTAGACGAATTCGTGCGTACAGAAAGTTGA
- the folP gene encoding dihydropteroate synthase, giving the protein MALQTTVRSKRLKAKQYTLSYEDKTLIMGILNVTPDSFSDGGKYNSIDRAVVHAKQMIEDGAHILDIGGESTRPGAEKVSLDEELARVIPVIEKLVQEIDAPISVDTYKAGVADEALKAGASIINDVWGAKADPEMAAVASRHDVPVILMHNRHERNYTDLIPDMMSDLMECVDIAKSAGVQDHHIILDPGIGFAKTYHDNLMVMNELERFKSLGYPLLLGTSRKRFIGRVLDLPPEERAEGTGATVCLGIQKGCDIVRVHDVKPIARMAKMMDAMIDKGGVYHR; this is encoded by the coding sequence ATGGCGCTGCAAACAACAGTCCGTTCAAAGCGGCTGAAAGCAAAACAATACACGTTGTCATATGAAGATAAAACATTAATTATGGGCATTTTAAATGTCACGCCTGACTCGTTTTCCGACGGAGGGAAATACAACAGTATAGACCGCGCAGTGGTCCATGCGAAACAGATGATAGAAGACGGCGCCCATATCCTTGATATCGGGGGAGAATCGACAAGGCCCGGAGCCGAGAAGGTTTCCCTTGATGAGGAGCTTGCAAGAGTCATTCCTGTAATTGAAAAGCTTGTACAGGAAATCGATGCACCGATATCGGTTGACACATATAAGGCTGGGGTAGCCGATGAAGCGCTAAAAGCCGGAGCTTCGATTATCAATGATGTATGGGGCGCCAAAGCCGATCCCGAAATGGCTGCTGTCGCCTCTCGGCATGATGTGCCGGTTATCTTGATGCACAATCGACATGAACGAAATTATACAGATTTAATACCAGACATGATGTCCGATCTGATGGAATGTGTAGACATTGCGAAGTCCGCCGGAGTGCAAGACCATCACATCATCCTTGATCCCGGTATCGGTTTTGCCAAAACATATCATGACAATCTTATGGTCATGAATGAGCTGGAGAGATTCAAGAGTCTGGGCTACCCGCTTTTACTGGGCACCTCGCGCAAAAGGTTTATCGGACGCGTCCTGGATTTGCCGCCTGAGGAACGGGCGGAAGGGACAGGCGCGACAGTATGCCTCGGCATTCAAAAAGGATGCGACATTGTCAGAGTCCATGACGTCAAGCCGATTGCTAGAATGGCGAAAATGATGGATGCGATGATCGATAAGGGAGGCGTTTATCATCGATAA
- the folB gene encoding dihydroneopterin aldolase has protein sequence MDKVYIEGMEFYGYHGVFQEENKLGQRFRVDLTAGLDLSVAGKTDDIDATINYAELYKLCKEVVEGEPVNLVETLAETIAEKVLGQFEAVQECTVKVIKPDPPIPGHYKSVAIEMTRKRK, from the coding sequence ATCGATAAAGTATATATAGAGGGAATGGAATTTTACGGATACCACGGGGTTTTTCAAGAGGAGAACAAACTCGGCCAGCGTTTCCGCGTTGATTTGACGGCAGGATTAGACTTGAGCGTAGCAGGAAAGACCGATGATATTGATGCGACCATTAACTATGCAGAGCTGTACAAGCTCTGTAAAGAGGTTGTGGAAGGAGAGCCGGTCAACCTTGTCGAAACCCTTGCAGAAACGATAGCCGAGAAAGTCCTCGGTCAATTTGAAGCGGTTCAGGAATGCACTGTCAAGGTGATCAAACCAGATCCGCCGATACCCGGACATTACAAATCCGTAGCCATAGAAATGACGAGAAAGCGGAAATGA
- the pabC gene encoding aminodeoxychorismate lyase, with product MIIYMNGHYVKEEEARLSPFDHGFLYGIGVFETFRLYKGKPFLLEWHMERLQTALNELKIETALTESDVLSVLDKLLELNQPPNGNARIRLNISAGPGGSGLFPDSYKNPCIMVMMNPFDPASVPEEKEGIILQVRRNTPEGPFRLKSHHFLNNLYGKRELGSDPGKEGIFLTASGDVAEGIVSNLFWQKDGCVYTPSLKTGILDGVTRRYVLERLDSMGMKVRQGEYPLDHLLAAEEAWMTNSVQEIVPFRQIGATAFPGKDGSLTKKLQKVYTNDRTAKDDN from the coding sequence ATGATCATTTACATGAACGGTCATTATGTGAAAGAGGAGGAAGCGAGACTTTCTCCTTTTGACCATGGTTTTTTATATGGAATCGGCGTTTTTGAAACATTTCGCCTCTATAAAGGGAAGCCGTTTCTTTTGGAATGGCACATGGAAAGGCTTCAGACAGCATTGAATGAACTGAAAATAGAGACGGCGCTGACAGAGAGCGATGTCCTCAGTGTGCTGGACAAGCTGCTCGAATTGAATCAGCCGCCAAATGGCAATGCGAGGATCAGGCTCAATATATCAGCCGGTCCCGGGGGATCAGGGCTTTTTCCCGATTCATACAAAAATCCCTGCATCATGGTGATGATGAACCCTTTTGATCCGGCATCCGTACCGGAGGAAAAGGAAGGAATCATTTTGCAGGTTCGCCGAAACACGCCTGAGGGGCCTTTCCGGCTGAAATCCCACCACTTTTTAAACAACCTGTATGGAAAAAGAGAACTCGGAAGTGATCCGGGAAAAGAAGGGATTTTTCTTACCGCGAGCGGAGATGTAGCCGAGGGCATTGTTTCCAACCTTTTTTGGCAAAAAGACGGATGTGTGTATACACCTTCACTGAAGACCGGAATTTTAGACGGTGTGACGCGGCGATATGTGCTGGAGCGGCTCGACAGTATGGGAATGAAGGTCAGACAGGGGGAATATCCGTTGGATCATCTTCTCGCTGCTGAGGAAGCATGGATGACCAATTCCGTTCAGGAGATTGTGCCGTTCCGCCAAATCGGCGCCACTGCATTCCCGGGAAAGGATGGAAGTCTGACAAAGAAACTGCAAAAGGTGTACACTAACGATAGAACAGCAAAAGACGATAATTGA
- the dusB gene encoding tRNA dihydrouridine synthase DusB, translated as MFKIGDIELKNRVVLAPMAGVCNSAFRLTVKEFGAGLVCAEMVSDKAILYNNAKTMGMLYIDEREKPLSLQIFGGEKETLVEAAKFVDQNTTADIIDINMGCPVPKITKCDAGAKWLLDPNKIYEMVSAVVDAVDKPVTVKMRMGWDDDHIFAVENARAVERAGGKAVALHGRTRVQMYEGTANWDIIKEVKQSVSIPVIGNGDVKTPQDAKRMLDETGVDGVMIGRAALGNPWMIYRTVQYLETGELKDEPKVREKISVCKLHLDRLIKLKGENVAVREMRKHAAWYLKGIRGNAKVRNEINHCETRDELVQLLDAFTIEAEAKELQDAKVG; from the coding sequence ATGTTTAAGATCGGTGATATCGAATTGAAAAACAGGGTTGTCCTTGCGCCGATGGCAGGGGTATGCAACTCCGCCTTCCGCCTGACCGTTAAAGAATTCGGTGCGGGTTTGGTGTGCGCAGAAATGGTCAGCGATAAAGCGATCCTTTATAACAATGCGAAAACAATGGGAATGCTTTATATCGATGAACGGGAAAAACCGCTCAGCCTGCAAATTTTCGGCGGTGAAAAAGAAACGCTCGTCGAAGCGGCGAAATTCGTTGATCAAAACACAACAGCTGATATTATTGACATTAACATGGGATGTCCGGTGCCAAAGATTACAAAATGTGATGCGGGGGCCAAATGGCTGCTTGATCCGAATAAAATTTATGAGATGGTTTCTGCTGTAGTGGATGCGGTTGATAAACCGGTTACCGTTAAAATGAGAATGGGCTGGGATGATGATCACATTTTTGCTGTTGAGAATGCAAGAGCTGTTGAACGGGCCGGCGGAAAAGCCGTGGCTCTTCACGGGCGGACCCGCGTGCAAATGTATGAAGGAACGGCGAACTGGGACATCATCAAAGAAGTAAAGCAGTCTGTATCAATACCTGTTATCGGAAACGGAGACGTCAAAACACCTCAAGACGCGAAGCGCATGCTTGATGAAACAGGAGTGGACGGCGTCATGATCGGCCGTGCTGCTTTGGGTAATCCGTGGATGATTTACCGCACGGTTCAATACCTGGAAACAGGCGAATTAAAAGATGAGCCGAAAGTGCGTGAGAAAATTTCCGTCTGCAAGCTTCATCTTGACCGTTTAATCAAACTAAAAGGTGAAAATGTGGCAGTTCGTGAAATGAGAAAGCACGCGGCCTGGTATTTAAAAGGTATAAGAGGAAACGCAAAGGTCCGGAATGAAATCAACCATTGCGAAACGAGAGATGAGCTCGTGCAGCTGCTGGATGCGTTTACGATTGAAGCCGAGGCAAAAGAGCTTCAGGATGCTAAAGTAGGATAA
- the pabA gene encoding aminodeoxychorismate/anthranilate synthase component II, with translation MILMIDNYDSFTYNLVQYLGELGEELIVKRNDEVTLAGIEELSPDFLMISPGPCSPDEAGISLEAIRHFAGKIPIFGVCLGHQSIAQVFGGDVVRAERLMHGKTSEISHDGLTVFKGLESPLTATRYHSLIVKPETLPSCFTTSAWTDEGEIMAIRHKELPIEGVQFHPESIMTSCGKEMLNNFIETYRKKVSA, from the coding sequence ATGATTTTGATGATCGACAATTATGACTCGTTTACGTACAATTTGGTGCAATATTTAGGAGAGCTCGGCGAAGAATTGATCGTCAAGCGCAATGATGAAGTGACACTGGCGGGCATTGAAGAATTGTCCCCGGATTTTCTGATGATTTCGCCGGGGCCGTGCAGCCCTGATGAGGCCGGAATCAGCCTTGAAGCGATCCGTCATTTTGCAGGGAAGATTCCCATTTTCGGAGTCTGCCTCGGACATCAATCCATCGCCCAGGTTTTCGGCGGCGATGTCGTCAGAGCGGAACGGTTGATGCATGGGAAGACATCAGAGATTTCCCACGATGGTTTAACCGTTTTTAAAGGCTTGGAAAGTCCGCTGACGGCTACCCGGTATCATTCGCTGATCGTTAAACCTGAAACCTTGCCGAGCTGCTTTACCACATCCGCTTGGACTGATGAAGGAGAGATTATGGCCATCAGGCATAAAGAGCTGCCGATCGAAGGTGTGCAGTTTCATCCGGAGTCTATTATGACCTCCTGCGGAAAAGAGATGCTCAATAATTTTATTGAGACTTACCGAAAGAAAGTGAGCGCATGA
- a CDS encoding anthranilate synthase component I family protein, producing the protein MTQRRPVARIYPYSQERFFKRYECLSKGKKHHVLLESARGGDYSIAGLDPVAIAKGKDGITTIQYKGETIFKEGDPFLQFTRWFQELKTETVADFPDFQGGAVGFLSYDYARYIEKFKHLSIDDLQTPDLFFLVFDDLAVYDHAKEELWLITHKNGEELSSTEDQLNQLEQMWMSRDAEPAAAEEPADNKGASFAPSFTEEGFSQAVEKIKQYIASGDVFQVNLSLRQSERLSAAPFDVYKMLRKVNPSPYMAYLETPDFQVICGSPELLIKKKGTLLETRPIAGTRSRGADEAEDEALANELIMNEKERAEHVMLVDLERNDLGRVSKYGSVRVDEFMVIEKYSHVMHIVSNVCGEIKEECDAVDVIHAVFPGGTITGAPKVRTMEIIEELEPTRRGLYTGSIGWFGYNQNMHFNIVIRTIYVKAGHAFMQSGAGIVIDSNPKHEYKESFKKAIAMKKALQLSEEEKKRAEES; encoded by the coding sequence ATGACACAACGAAGGCCTGTAGCCAGAATATACCCATATTCCCAGGAACGTTTTTTTAAAAGGTATGAATGTCTTTCGAAAGGAAAAAAACACCATGTGCTCCTGGAAAGCGCCAGAGGCGGCGACTACAGTATAGCCGGTCTTGATCCTGTCGCCATCGCGAAAGGGAAAGACGGGATCACGACCATTCAATATAAAGGGGAAACGATATTTAAAGAAGGAGATCCGTTTTTACAGTTTACCCGATGGTTTCAGGAATTGAAAACGGAGACGGTTGCAGATTTTCCTGATTTTCAGGGAGGGGCTGTCGGCTTTTTAAGCTATGACTATGCCCGCTATATTGAAAAATTTAAACATCTGTCTATCGATGATCTGCAAACGCCTGACTTATTCTTTCTCGTGTTTGATGATCTGGCCGTCTATGACCATGCAAAGGAAGAGCTTTGGCTGATCACGCACAAAAACGGAGAAGAGCTTTCCTCTACGGAAGATCAACTGAATCAGCTTGAACAGATGTGGATGTCACGCGATGCGGAACCCGCAGCAGCTGAAGAACCGGCGGACAATAAAGGGGCTTCGTTTGCACCTTCATTTACCGAAGAGGGCTTTTCACAGGCGGTTGAAAAAATAAAGCAATACATCGCAAGCGGTGACGTGTTCCAGGTGAATCTTTCCCTGCGGCAGTCAGAGCGGCTGTCGGCGGCGCCGTTTGACGTTTATAAAATGCTGAGAAAAGTGAATCCCTCTCCTTACATGGCATACTTGGAAACCCCGGATTTCCAGGTGATTTGCGGATCGCCTGAACTGCTGATTAAAAAGAAAGGAACCCTGCTGGAAACAAGGCCGATTGCAGGGACAAGATCCCGCGGGGCGGATGAAGCGGAGGATGAAGCGCTCGCGAATGAACTGATCATGAATGAAAAAGAGCGGGCCGAGCACGTGATGCTTGTGGATTTAGAGCGGAATGACCTTGGCAGGGTGTCAAAATACGGCTCCGTTCGCGTCGATGAATTCATGGTGATTGAAAAATATTCCCATGTCATGCACATTGTTTCAAATGTGTGCGGTGAAATCAAAGAAGAATGCGATGCGGTTGATGTCATCCACGCGGTGTTTCCCGGCGGAACGATTACAGGGGCTCCGAAGGTAAGAACAATGGAAATCATTGAAGAGCTTGAGCCGACAAGGCGAGGGCTTTATACTGGTTCTATAGGATGGTTCGGATATAATCAAAATATGCACTTTAATATCGTCATCCGAACGATTTATGTCAAAGCAGGCCATGCGTTCATGCAGTCGGGAGCGGGAATCGTCATTGATTCAAACCCTAAGCATGAATATAAGGAATCATTTAAAAAGGCCATTGCGATGAAAAAGGCGCTGCAGTTGAGTGAAGAAGAGAAAAAAAGAGCAGAGGAGAGCTGA
- the lysS gene encoding lysine--tRNA ligase: MSHEEHNHEELNDQLQVRRDKMSQLRESGKDPFGQRFERTHQSAELIDLYNEYSKEELEEKAIEVTIAGRMMTKRGKGKAGFAHIQDLKGQIQIYVRKDSVGEEQYELFKGSDLGDIIGVTGVMFKTNVGELSVKATSFDLLTKALRPLPDKYHGLKDIEQRYRQRYLDLIVNPDSKNTFITRSKIIQSMRRYLDDHGYLEVETPTMHAIPGGASARPFITHHNALDMPLYMRIAIELHLKRLIVGGLEKVYEIGRVFRNEGVSTRHNPEFTMIELYEAYADYKDIMSLTENLIAHIAEEVLGTTTVQYGDHQVDLKPEWKRLHMVDAVKEATGVDFWKEVSLEEARAFAKDHSVEITENMSVGHIINEFFEQKIEETLIQPTFIYGHPVEISPLAKKNPEDPRFTDRFELFIVGREHANAFTELNDPIDQRERFEAQLKEREEGNDEAHMMDEDFVEALEYGMPPTGGLGIGIDRLIMLLTNSPSIRDVLLFPQMRHR; encoded by the coding sequence ATGAGTCATGAAGAGCATAACCATGAAGAATTAAACGATCAGTTGCAAGTCAGACGCGATAAAATGAGTCAATTGCGCGAAAGCGGAAAGGACCCTTTCGGTCAGCGTTTTGAACGCACTCATCAATCAGCGGAACTAATTGATTTGTACAATGAGTACTCTAAGGAAGAATTAGAAGAGAAAGCAATCGAAGTAACGATTGCAGGCCGGATGATGACAAAACGAGGCAAAGGGAAAGCTGGATTTGCCCACATTCAGGATTTGAAAGGCCAAATCCAGATTTACGTTAGAAAAGACAGTGTCGGAGAAGAACAATACGAGCTGTTTAAAGGCTCTGACCTCGGGGATATTATCGGTGTTACTGGTGTTATGTTTAAAACCAATGTGGGTGAATTGTCTGTCAAAGCAACATCTTTTGATCTTTTAACAAAAGCTCTTCGTCCGCTTCCTGATAAATATCACGGCTTAAAAGACATTGAACAGCGCTACCGCCAGCGTTATTTGGACTTGATTGTCAATCCGGACAGCAAAAATACGTTTATTACAAGAAGTAAGATCATTCAATCAATGAGAAGATACTTAGATGACCACGGATACCTGGAGGTAGAAACACCTACGATGCATGCCATTCCAGGAGGTGCATCCGCCCGTCCGTTTATCACACACCATAATGCGCTCGATATGCCGCTTTATATGAGAATCGCGATTGAACTTCATTTGAAAAGGCTGATCGTCGGCGGACTTGAAAAAGTTTATGAAATCGGACGTGTATTCCGGAATGAAGGAGTATCCACCCGCCACAACCCCGAATTCACAATGATCGAGCTTTATGAAGCTTATGCCGATTACAAAGATATCATGAGCTTAACGGAAAATCTCATCGCTCACATCGCTGAAGAAGTGCTTGGCACTACTACTGTTCAATATGGTGATCATCAAGTCGATCTCAAACCTGAGTGGAAAAGGCTTCATATGGTAGATGCCGTTAAAGAAGCGACCGGAGTGGATTTCTGGAAAGAGGTCTCACTGGAAGAGGCCAGAGCTTTTGCTAAAGATCATAGTGTTGAAATTACTGAAAATATGTCTGTGGGGCACATCATTAACGAGTTCTTCGAACAAAAAATCGAAGAAACCCTGATTCAGCCAACCTTTATCTATGGTCATCCGGTAGAAATTTCGCCGCTTGCTAAGAAAAATCCTGAGGATCCCCGCTTTACGGACCGTTTTGAGCTGTTTATTGTGGGTCGAGAGCATGCGAATGCCTTCACCGAACTTAATGATCCTATTGATCAGAGAGAACGCTTTGAGGCGCAATTAAAAGAACGTGAAGAAGGAAATGATGAAGCTCATATGATGGATGAGGACTTTGTTGAAGCATTAGAATACGGGATGCCTCCTACCGGCGGTTTAGGAATCGGTATTGACCGGCTTATTATGCTTTTGACGAATTCGCCGTCAATCAGGGATGTTTTACTATTCCCGCAAATGAGACATCGTTAA
- the cysK gene encoding cysteine synthase A: MVRVANSVYDLIGNTPVVKLNRLVDEDSADVYVKLEYMNPGSSVKDRIALAMIEDAEEKGLLKEGDTLIEPTSGNTGIGLAMVAAAKGIKAILVMPDTMSSERRNLLRAYGAELVLTPGAEGMKGAIKKAEELAKENGYFMPQQFNNPANAEVHRRTTGQEIAEQFGDGLDAFVAGIGTGGTITGAGEVLKEKNPSIKIFAVEPTDSPVLSGGKPGPHKIQGIGAGFVPQILNTDVYDEIITVKNEEAFEFARKAAREEGILGGISSGAAIFAAIQVAKKLGKGKKVLAVLPSNGERYLSTPLYQFE; this comes from the coding sequence ATGGTTCGCGTTGCAAACTCTGTTTATGACTTAATCGGAAACACACCTGTTGTTAAATTAAATCGTCTTGTTGATGAAGACAGTGCTGATGTATATGTAAAGCTTGAGTATATGAATCCCGGCAGCAGTGTTAAAGACCGGATTGCGCTTGCGATGATCGAAGACGCCGAAGAAAAAGGCCTTCTGAAAGAAGGAGATACACTGATTGAGCCGACAAGCGGAAATACAGGAATCGGCCTTGCCATGGTCGCTGCTGCAAAAGGCATCAAAGCCATCCTTGTGATGCCTGATACAATGAGTTCCGAGCGCCGCAACCTTCTTCGCGCTTATGGAGCGGAGCTTGTGCTGACACCGGGCGCTGAAGGAATGAAAGGTGCGATTAAAAAAGCGGAAGAACTGGCTAAAGAAAACGGCTATTTTATGCCTCAGCAATTTAACAACCCTGCAAATGCGGAAGTGCATCGCCGCACGACAGGCCAGGAAATCGCTGAACAATTTGGAGATGGACTTGATGCGTTCGTCGCCGGTATCGGAACCGGCGGAACCATTACAGGAGCCGGCGAGGTTCTGAAAGAAAAAAATCCGTCGATCAAAATTTTTGCTGTGGAACCGACAGATTCTCCGGTTCTTTCAGGAGGAAAACCAGGGCCGCATAAAATTCAAGGAATCGGAGCCGGGTTCGTACCTCAAATTTTGAATACTGATGTTTACGATGAAATTATTACGGTGAAGAATGAAGAAGCCTTTGAATTTGCCCGTAAAGCTGCAAGAGAAGAAGGAATCCTGGGCGGAATTTCTTCAGGAGCGGCGATCTTCGCTGCCATTCAAGTTGCTAAAAAGCTCGGAAAAGGCAAAAAAGTGCTTGCCGTACTCCCAAGTAATGGTGAGAGATACTTAAGCACACCTCTTTATCAATTTGAATAG
- a CDS encoding helix-turn-helix transcriptional regulator gives MEAEIWGRRIRAYRKLKGYTQEGFAKALGMSVSVLGEIERGNRMPSESMLRDVANTLNISVEELSPSEE, from the coding sequence ATGGAAGCAGAAATCTGGGGTAGACGAATTCGTGCGTACAGAAAGTTGAAAGGTTATACTCAAGAGGGCTTTGCCAAAGCATTGGGTATGTCCGTTTCTGTACTGGGTGAAATAGAACGGGGAAATCGAATGCCGTCGGAGAGCATGCTCAGGGATGTAGCCAATACTTTAAATATATCAGTGGAGGAATTGTCTCCATCAGAAGAATAA